The Acetomicrobium flavidum genome window below encodes:
- a CDS encoding BamA/OMP85 family outer membrane protein: protein MRFCVRLILISALLLLSSSSFVFAQSYPKVVELKVEGNQQVDANYILSVVGVKVDQPVDKEQLDKDVEAIYNLGFFSYVDVRVEPVEGGTRVVYVVQENPVVKEIRFEGNEVYSEDELKELVFTKPGNIFNSVFFRHDLERIRNKYQEDGYAMMRVQDVRIEDGVITVKILEPKVGEIAIQGNEKTKTYVIEREIKLKPGDHFNAKILRHSLNKLQKLGYFETVNVGFEPTEDPGLVNIVVSVEEQRTGRIGLSIGHGSSSGWSGGLSYEDTNWKGLGRTASVGFETGDREQYWITYEEPYMDTDYYSWRINLYKWEWDDIENYIGGESVFEYEESRTGISIGAGKKFKRDPRLSWYATLDWHDSDIPYGDIEWSTEFDNAAVEVAKRDTTGKYTGKTDEEIKKEIRRMYFDEHMQSGKTFSISGRLQRSTLDEYLSYPKGDVVSLNVEQALDFLGSEWNFTKYWLEAKYYTPVTKIGEIFDIDLGTQDTPVIFAARVRTGFSSGEIPFMDQYFLGGDRDLRGYEEDEFYGTEMFLANFEIRIPIEQAFGLVFFYDAGNAWGDSDPLIDYLYRTVGHGESRSSSFDLSDLHDSYGIGVRVRTPLGNLRIDLAEGEYETYTHFGFGELF, encoded by the coding sequence ATGAGGTTTTGCGTAAGACTTATATTGATTAGTGCACTTCTTTTGCTATCGAGCTCATCTTTTGTCTTTGCCCAGTCCTATCCTAAAGTAGTGGAGCTGAAGGTGGAGGGCAACCAACAGGTCGATGCAAACTACATATTATCGGTCGTCGGAGTTAAGGTCGATCAGCCGGTGGACAAAGAACAGCTGGACAAAGACGTGGAGGCCATTTACAACCTCGGCTTTTTTTCCTATGTGGACGTAAGAGTTGAACCCGTCGAAGGAGGAACAAGGGTAGTTTACGTGGTGCAGGAAAACCCTGTCGTAAAGGAAATAAGGTTTGAGGGAAACGAAGTATATAGCGAGGATGAACTTAAAGAGCTTGTCTTTACGAAGCCTGGCAACATCTTTAACTCCGTCTTCTTCAGGCACGACCTAGAGAGGATCAGAAACAAATATCAGGAAGACGGATACGCCATGATGCGCGTGCAGGACGTTCGGATAGAGGATGGCGTCATTACGGTCAAGATCCTGGAGCCCAAGGTTGGCGAGATCGCAATTCAGGGCAACGAGAAGACGAAGACCTACGTAATAGAGCGCGAGATAAAGCTTAAACCAGGGGATCACTTCAACGCCAAGATCCTTAGGCATTCCCTAAATAAGCTGCAGAAGCTGGGATACTTCGAGACGGTAAACGTAGGGTTTGAGCCAACGGAGGACCCCGGCCTAGTTAACATCGTTGTCTCGGTGGAAGAGCAAAGGACAGGCAGGATTGGCCTGTCTATAGGGCATGGCTCAAGCAGCGGATGGAGCGGAGGCCTGTCTTACGAGGACACCAACTGGAAGGGGTTGGGACGTACCGCATCCGTCGGATTTGAGACGGGAGACAGAGAACAATATTGGATAACTTACGAGGAGCCCTACATGGACACGGATTACTACTCCTGGAGGATAAACCTCTATAAGTGGGAGTGGGACGACATAGAAAACTATATTGGCGGAGAGTCGGTATTCGAATACGAGGAGTCCAGGACAGGCATATCCATAGGGGCTGGCAAGAAGTTCAAACGCGATCCCAGGCTTAGCTGGTATGCAACGCTTGATTGGCACGATTCGGATATTCCCTATGGAGATATAGAGTGGAGTACTGAGTTTGATAATGCGGCCGTCGAGGTTGCCAAGAGAGATACCACCGGGAAATATACGGGCAAGACTGATGAAGAAATTAAGAAAGAAATCCGAAGGATGTACTTCGACGAACACATGCAGTCGGGAAAGACCTTCTCAATCAGTGGCAGATTGCAACGATCCACGCTGGATGAGTACCTGAGCTATCCAAAGGGAGATGTCGTCAGCTTAAACGTAGAACAGGCCCTGGATTTTCTGGGCAGCGAATGGAACTTCACCAAATACTGGCTTGAAGCCAAATATTACACGCCCGTAACCAAGATAGGGGAGATCTTCGATATCGACCTTGGTACGCAAGATACCCCTGTGATTTTCGCCGCCCGCGTGAGGACCGGCTTTTCAAGCGGCGAGATCCCATTCATGGATCAGTATTTCTTGGGCGGAGACAGGGACCTTCGCGGTTATGAAGAGGACGAGTTTTACGGTACGGAGATGTTTTTGGCCAACTTCGAGATTAGGATACCCATCGAGCAGGCCTTTGGGCTGGTATTCTTCTACGACGCCGGAAACGCCTGGGGGGATAGCGATCCCTTGATAGATTACCTTTATAGGACCGTAGGTCATGGCGAAAGCCGATCTTCGAGCTTCGACCTGTCGGATCTGCACGATTCCTACGGCATAGGCGTTCGCGTGAGGACTCCCCTTGGCAACTTGCGCATAGATCTGGCCGAAGGAGAGTACGAGACCTATACGCACTTCGGGTTCGGTGAGCTTTTCTAA
- a CDS encoding sigma-70 family RNA polymerase sigma factor, whose amino-acid sequence MRLDSAFKDGFPEKDLWEKVKSGDEKAREEVIISYRPMVFWLASKLHVSPSSYQDLIQEGMVALIEAVDRYDSTRGVKFITYAYYRVKGHMINFLERSEAKAPEPVEIDETFHRRELFYDEDWLVDLEEAMGSLTASEAEIITAIHIKGLTVKELARRKGVDISYIYRIRRKAIAKLKKVFGVT is encoded by the coding sequence ATGCGCCTCGACTCCGCTTTTAAGGACGGCTTTCCTGAAAAAGATTTATGGGAAAAGGTGAAATCGGGTGACGAAAAAGCGCGCGAAGAGGTGATAATTTCTTATAGGCCAATGGTGTTTTGGCTTGCGAGTAAGTTGCACGTGTCTCCCTCTTCCTATCAGGACCTGATACAGGAGGGCATGGTAGCCCTCATAGAGGCCGTTGACAGGTACGATTCGACGCGAGGGGTTAAGTTCATCACCTATGCGTATTATCGCGTCAAGGGTCATATGATCAATTTCCTGGAAAGGTCCGAGGCCAAGGCGCCCGAGCCGGTCGAAATAGACGAGACATTTCATCGGCGCGAACTGTTTTACGATGAAGACTGGCTTGTAGACCTTGAAGAGGCAATGGGGTCTTTAACCGCCAGCGAAGCCGAGATCATAACGGCGATCCATATAAAGGGTTTGACCGTCAAGGAGCTGGCTCGAAGGAAAGGGGTGGACATCAGCTACATCTACAGAATTAGAAGGAAAGCCATAGCGAAGCTGAAGAAGGTCTTTGGGGTAACCTAA